A portion of the Pogoniulus pusillus isolate bPogPus1 chromosome 6, bPogPus1.pri, whole genome shotgun sequence genome contains these proteins:
- the MARCHF8 gene encoding E3 ubiquitin-protein ligase MARCHF8 isoform X1 translates to MNMPLHQISVIPAQDVTSSRVSRSKTKEKEEQNEKALGHSVSRSSNISKAGSPTSVSAPHSFSRTSVTPSNQDICSSSAVFSECCHHSPVQSAVVLKKPHCQSPLTQGVTVTVICQDTLHAAKRNSRGQDRGQALRSAKNVKPTRTLKFSKSLNDVDQKAQSTSECFDYVERTRSEGKLTPTQEQCLRINKFHLKERKPLNLRPLSFSSSKHSYIPSLSNYSNALGGAENHSAVHIPLLEDKVDHDTSRSKKLLRYLFSFSHTSSTSSLHKFHELESYSSHFQAEKSSSVLVESTDFCSDDMGDDDVFEDNTSVKFKTKEQRAPLCSVEKDSDLDCPSPLSEKFPPLSPVSASGDTCRICHCEGDDESPLITPCHCTGSLHFVHQACLQQWIKSSDTRCCELCKYEFIMETKLKPLRKWEKLQMTASERRKIMCSVTFHIIAITCVVWSLYVLIDRTAEEIKQGQATGILEWPFWTKLVVVAIGFTGGLLFMYVQCKVYVQLWKRLKAYNRVIYVQNCPETSKKSIFEKPALMEPNLESKEMLGVHHSDTNSSHYTEPEDCAAEILHV, encoded by the exons GCTGGAAGTCCAACCTCTGTCTCTGCCCCTCATAGCTTTTCTCGGACTTCTGTTACACCATCCAACCAGGACATCTGCAG TTCCAGTGCAGTGTTTTCTGAGTGTTGTCATCACAGTCCAGTGCAGTCTGCTGTTGTCTTGAAAAAACCTCACTGCCAGAGCCCTCTGACACAAGGGGTCACTGTGACAGTAATCTGTCAAGATACGTTACATGCAGCAAAGAGAAACTCCCGTGGGCAAGATCGGGGCCAGGCACTCAGGTCTGCTAAGAATGTAAAGCCCACCCGCACTCTGAAATTCTCCAAGTCCCTCAATGACGTGGACCAGAAGGCGCAGAGCACCAGTGAGTGCTTTGACTATGTGGAGCGGACACGCTCAGAAGGCAAATTGACCCCGACTCAAGAGCAGTGTTTAAGGATTAACAAATTTCATCTTAAAGAGAGGAAACCGCTGAATCTCAGGCCTCTTTCTTTTAGCAGTTCTAAGCACTCCTATATCCCTTCCCTTTCCAACTACTCGAATGCATTGGGAGGAGCAGAGAACCACAGTGCTGTACATATCCCCTTGCTGGAAGACAAAGTGGACCATGACACCTCAAGAAGCAAAAAACTGTTGCGttatcttttttccttctcccacacctccagcaccagcagcctgcataAGTTCCATGAACTGGAGAGCTATTCCAGTCACTTCCAAGCTGAGAAATCCTCCAGCGTGCTGGTAGAAAGCACAGACTTCTGCTCTGATGATATGGGAGATGATGACGTCTTTGAGGACAACACCTCAGTGAAATTCAAAACAAAAGAGCAGCGGGCACCGCTCTGTTCAGTTGAGAAGGACAGTGACCTTGACTGTCCTTCCCCCCTCTCAGAAAaattcccccctctctcccctgttTCCGCATCGGGGGATACCTGCAG GATATGTCACTGTGAAGGAGACGATGAGAGCCCTTTGATTACCCCCTGTCACTGCACAGGAAGTCTTCATTTTGTGCACcaagcctgcctgcagcagtggatCAAGAGCTCAGATACACGATGCTGTGAACTGTGCAAGTATGAGTTCATCATGGAGACAAAACTGAAGCCTCTGCGAAAG TGGGAGAAGCTGCAGATGACAGCCAGCGAGAGGAGGAAGATCATGTGCTCTGTAACATTCCATATCATTGCCATCACCTGCGTTGTGTGGTCGCTCTATGTCCTGATAGACAGGACCGCTGAGGAGATTAAACAGGGACAGGCTACTG gGATTCTAGAGTGGCCATTTTGGACTAAGCTGGTGGTTGTGGCTATTGGTTTCACTGGAGGACTTCTGTTCATGTATGTGCAATGCAAAGTGTACGTACAGCTGTGGAAGAGACTTAAAGCTTATAACCGAGTAATATATGTACAGAACTGTCCGGAGACTAGCAAAAAGAGTATATTTGAAAAACCTGCACTAATGGAGCCAAACTTGGAAAGTAAAGAAATGCTTGGAGTTCACCATTCAGACACAAACTCTTCTCATTACACAGAGCCAGAAGACTGTGCTGCGGAAATCCTTCACGTCTAA